The Deltaproteobacteria bacterium genome includes the window CGGCATCGGCCGCGACGCCCGTGAGCCGCTCGCCGTGGCGCATGGCGAAGCGCCACACCCGGTTGAGGAAGCGATGCGCGCCCTCGACGCCCTGGTCGCTCCAGTCCAGGTCCTTTTCGGGCGGGGCCGCGAACAGCGTGAACAGGCGCGCGGTGTCCGCGCCGTAGCGCTGGATCAACTGATCCGGGTCCACCACGTTGTTCTTGGACTTGGACATCTTGGCGCCGTCCTTGATGACCATGCCCTGGGTCAGGAGGTTGCTGAAGGGCTCATCCACGGCAAGCCAGCCCATGTCCCGCAGGACGCGGGTGAAGAAGCGCGCGTAGAGCAGGTGCAGCACCGCGTGCTCGACGCCGCCCACGTACTGGTCCACGGCCATCCAGTAGTTGGCCCGCTCCCGGTCCAGCGGCTGCCGGTCCTCGTCGGGGCAGGCGTAGCGCGCGAAGTACCACGAAGACTCCACGAACGTGTCCATGGTATCGGTCTCGCGGCGGGCCGTCCCCTTGCACGTGGGACAGGCGGTCTCGTGGAACTCCGGGAGGTTGGCCAGCGGCGAGGCGCCGGCGCCGGTGAACTCCACGTTGGTGGGGAGCCGCACCGGCAACTCGTCCTGCGGCACCGGCACCATGCCGCAGGCGTTACAATACACCACGGGGATGGGGGCGCCCCAGTAGCGCTGGCGCGAGATGCCCCAGTCCCGCAACCGGTAACGCACGGTGCCCTTGCCCCAGCCCCTCTCCTCCAGGTAGGCGGCGATACGCGCGCGGCCCTCGGCGCTGCCCAGCCCGCTGAAGGGGCCGCTGTCGGCCATCACCCCGTCGGCGACAAAGGCCTCGGTCATGTCCTCGGCCGCCAGGGTGGCGCCGGCGGGATGGATGACCGGGCGCACCGGGAGGTCGTATTTCCGGGCAAACTCGAAATCCCGCTGGTCGTGGGCAGGGACCGCCATGACCGCTCCGGTGCCGTACTCCATCAGCACGAAGTTGGCCACGTAGATGGGGACCTTTTCCTCGGTGAACGGGTTAACGCAGTACGACCCGGTGAAGATGCCCTCCTTCTCCATGTCCGCGTCGTCGCGCCGTGAATGACTCATGCGCTTCACGTGTCCGGCGAACTCCCGGACCGCCTGTTGCTGCGGCGTGCCCTGCGCGAGTTCCAGGGCCAGCGGATGCTCCGCCGCAAGCGAGACGAAGGTCGCGCCGTAGATCGTGTCCTGGCGGGTGGTGAAGACCGTCAGGTCGCCCTCCCGGTCCACCAGCGGGAAGCGTATCTCGGCGCCGATGGACTTCCCGATCCAGTTGCGCTGCATGGTGAGGACCTTGTCGGGCCACCCGCCCGAGAGGTCGTCGCACGCCGCCAGCAGCTCGTCGGCGTAGTCCGTGATGCGGAAGAACCACTGCGGCAACTCGCGCATGACCACGTCCTGCTCGCAGCGCCAGCAGACGCCGTCCACCACCTGTTCGTTGGCCAGGACGGTCTCGCACCCGGTGCACCAGTTCACCGCCGAGCTGCGCTTGTAGGCGAGTCCGCGCTTGAGCATCTCCAGGAAGAACAACTGCTCCCAGCGGTAGTAGTCGGCGTCGCACGTGGCCAGCTCCCGGCGCCAGTCGTAGCTGAAGCCCATCTTCTTGAGCTGGGAGCGCATGTAGTCGATGTTCTCCACGGTCCAGCGCGCCGGATGCACCTTGTTGGCGATGGCCGCGTTCTCGGCGGGCAGGCCGAAGGCGTCCCAGCCCATGGGATGAAGGACGTTGAACCCGCGCATGCGCTTGTAGCGCGCGATGACGTCGCCGATGGAGTAGTTGCG containing:
- the leuS gene encoding leucine--tRNA ligase, with protein sequence MIEKYEFWKIEEKWQGEWEREESFRVGEDSPLPKYYLLEMFPYPSGRIHMGHVRNYSIGDVIARYKRMRGFNVLHPMGWDAFGLPAENAAIANKVHPARWTVENIDYMRSQLKKMGFSYDWRRELATCDADYYRWEQLFFLEMLKRGLAYKRSSAVNWCTGCETVLANEQVVDGVCWRCEQDVVMRELPQWFFRITDYADELLAACDDLSGGWPDKVLTMQRNWIGKSIGAEIRFPLVDREGDLTVFTTRQDTIYGATFVSLAAEHPLALELAQGTPQQQAVREFAGHVKRMSHSRRDDADMEKEGIFTGSYCVNPFTEEKVPIYVANFVLMEYGTGAVMAVPAHDQRDFEFARKYDLPVRPVIHPAGATLAAEDMTEAFVADGVMADSGPFSGLGSAEGRARIAAYLEERGWGKGTVRYRLRDWGISRQRYWGAPIPVVYCNACGMVPVPQDELPVRLPTNVEFTGAGASPLANLPEFHETACPTCKGTARRETDTMDTFVESSWYFARYACPDEDRQPLDRERANYWMAVDQYVGGVEHAVLHLLYARFFTRVLRDMGWLAVDEPFSNLLTQGMVIKDGAKMSKSKNNVVDPDQLIQRYGADTARLFTLFAAPPEKDLDWSDQGVEGAHRFLNRVWRFAMRHGERLTGVAADAGAEPASDGLKELRRRIHWTIKKVTDDVERFHFNTAIAAVMELHNAVNALSAEELEQDGNAALVKAVLETEVVLLAPFVPHVASELWQRLGHGESLADVAWPEHSEDALVQETRLIVVQVNGKLRGKISVPADAAREDVESAALADPKVAGFLDGRPVKRVIQVPGRLVNIVIGG